The following are from one region of the Penaeus chinensis breed Huanghai No. 1 chromosome 32, ASM1920278v2, whole genome shotgun sequence genome:
- the LOC125042665 gene encoding processed variable antigen-like, which produces MFNTTPAKYAILSSLCLSVLLGGGLAWLSVELFDNSPGISLPWDKPNNDATTYKPINDTESTTETGQTESATETGQTESATETGQTEGTTETGQTEGTTETGQTEGTTETGQTEGTTETGQAESTTETGQAESTTEKETGNDAREWTAPAENTIFKLK; this is translated from the coding sequence ATGTTCAACACAACCCCTGCTAAGTATGCAATCCTCTCGAGTTTGTGTCTAAGTGTTTTGCTTGGAGGGGGCCTTGCTTGGCTTTCAGTTGAATTGTTTGATAATTCCCCTGGAATTTCATTACCTTGGGATAAGCCTAATAATGATGCCACTACCTACAAACCAATAAATGACACAGAAAGCACTACTGAAACGGGGCAAACAGAGAGCGCTACTGAAACGGGACAAACCGAGAGCGCTACTGAAACGGGACAAACAGAGGGCACTACTGAAACGGGACAAACAGAGGGCACTACTGAAACGGGACAAACAGAGGGCACTACTGAAACAGGACAAACAGAGGGCACTACTGAAACGGGACAAGCAGAAAGCACTACTGAAACGGGACAAGCAGAGAGCACTACTGAAAAGGAAACGGGAAATGATGCCAGAGAATGGACAGCCCCTGCAGAGAATACCATTTTTAAGCTGAAGTAA